The DNA window CATCCTGGTAGCCGAGCAGGTGATGCACTGGACACAGAGATTGGTTCAGAGTCCCGCTCTACCACTAACTACCcatgtggctttgggcaaatcatgtcctctctctgggcctcagattcctcatctgtaaaatgaaagctttggaccagatggccttcGAGGTTCCTTTCAACTTTAAAATCCCAGTGTGATCCCTGgcccacttttttttcccccttcactgtacttttttttttttttagtaaggcaattggagttaagtgacttgcccagggtcacacagctagtaagtgttaaatgtctgagaccggatttgaacccaggtactcctgattccaaggccggtgctttatccactgcgccacttagctgcccccactgtacATTTATAAATTTTGTGGTTACATATTTCATAagttcacagatttagagcttaaagggaccACAGACACCATTTGGTCCAACTCGCTCATTACagatgaggcctagagagggtcaatgacttgcctaaagtcatacaggCAGAAAGCATCAGAGCcaagttcctctgactccaaatccagggttgtTTCCATTTCTGTTGATTGcactctattattattattttttttttggtaaggcaattggggttaagtgacttgccgagggtcacacagctagtaagtgtctgaggctggatttgaacttaggtcctcctgaatccagggccggtgctctatccattgcaccacctagccgccccaaagagctttaaaaaaaatttttttttagggtaatgatggttaagtgacttgcccagggtcacacagctagtaagtgtcaacacCTTATTATTCTGACCTTCTTGAAGAGAAGGATGTTTtcatctgtatgtgtgtatgcacacaaatatacatatatgtctatgtttatagacatatatgtttacatgtgtgtatgtgtataattgcCTGGTATAATCTATAATGTGTCTTATGAGTGCTAAAAGAAATTTGACTGACCAAATCATTTATACACTAAGTCGTTAGGACATCACTCAAGCCCACCATGCTGTCTGTACCTCCTCTATCCCCCCACTTGCCAAGGGAAGGCCTCTACTTCTCCAGCCCTCTTCCTACCCCTCACACTCACGCTTTGGTCATCGTCCTCACTCCTCATGTGATCAGCAATGAAGCGCACACCGTCTACAGCCTCCTTGAGCCCACAGCCACATGGGCCAACAGGACCGGATCGCCCCCGGAAGCCATTGGCCGACTCAGCCGACTCAGCCCCAAAAACTCCACCAAACTCCTTGACAGAGGCCTGGTTGACAAAGCAAGTACAGGAATTGGCCCCTGGGGCATCTCGGAAGAAGAGCCCACCACCACCTTCCTGCTCCCTTTGCCGCCTTCGTTGCCTCAGCCGCTGCCGGGCACAGTTCTGGCGTGGCTGCTTCATGAAAAGGACAGCAGGTAGCTTCTCCAAGAAGACAACTTTGACCCAAGGGGCCATGGTGTGGGTGGTAGGTGATCGGTGGTGGACATTGAGGACACAGACACTGGTGACGATGGAGAAAGTCACCAGTACCATGGTGAACATGAGATACTTGCCGACCAGCGGCACATCCAGTGAGGTGGGTGGGACAATCTTGGAGATAAGCAGGAGGAAGACAGTAAGAGCCAATAGGACAGAGATGCAGAGGGTCATCTTCTCACCACAGTCAGAAGGCAAGTAGAAGACCAGGATGGCAAGGGAGGTGATGAGGATGCAAGGAATGATGAGGTTAATAGTGTAGAAGAGAGGTTTGCGGCGGATGATGAAGTCATATGTGATGTCCACATAAGTGGAGTCATCTGGATTTTCATTCCGCCGGCCAGGCAAGGCCACGATGTCCCATTCACCACTGGGTGTAAAATCATCCAAGTTGGCAACTTCACTCTTCAGTACCAAGTCAATTTCTGTGCGATCGTAGGTCCAGGAACGGAACTTCATGGTGCAATTCTGCTGGTCAAAGGGGAAATGCTTGACCTCAATCTTGCAGGCACTCTTGTAGATGGCAGGTGGGAGCCAGAAGATGCTACCATCATAGGAAACCACAGCATTGGAGTAGAAGGAGACCTCATATACCCCATCAGCACTGAAAGAGGattgggaggaggaagatgaggggaAATCAATCAAGTCTCATGCCTTCAAGGACCTACCCTGTCCTGTGTGACTAAATAGGTCATCTAGAGGGTGAAGGAACTTCAGTTCCTGCACTTAGGAAGCTCTTAGTCTTATGAGGGATATAAGACACCATCACCACACTCATCCTCCAAGGCACAGAAACAAGAGCAGATGATTCAGCCAGATGGTGTTCTCAATatcaggtgagggaggggcagctaggtggtgcagtggatagagcaccggccctggattcaggaagatctgagttcaaatctgacctcagacacttgacacttactagctgtgtgaccctgggaaagtcatttaaccctcattgccccgccccccccaaaaaaaatcaggtGAGGGAATAGGAAAGAATAGGGAAATGGAAGAGAGGGGGAACGGACCAAACTGTTAATCAGTTCTCTGAATAATAAGGTTAACAAGGTTCtctgaagggaaggaaggaggaacaaGATTAAGAaagtgtgtgggtgtgggtgagTGGGTGACAGGGTGGGGAGATGTGCttattgtgggggggggggaactgcaAGAGCAGAAGGTAAAAAGAGCTTATTTCAAGCTGGGAAAATAGCCTGTGGGAACCTTCAAAAGTGAAAGAGGATAAAGGGTAGGTGGTAATGGAAAGGTATAGGTATTTCTTAGATTGAAGTAGATGGAGCTTGATAGTGGTGAGCAAAGTGTATTAAAATTTGAGGTGAAACATAGAGGAGCCCTGGGATTAAGGCTTTGAAACGCCAAGCAGTGGGATGGCAGCCAGTTTCTGAGACAGGGAAGGATGAACTCCGTAGAGAAATTGTTTCTTGCCCCTGGATGTGGGAGGGATTCCTTGGTGAGAGAGGAAGGGATCTCAAATGGTTCTTTGTTTCACACCCCTGCCTTCTGATTTGACCCTGCCTCCAAGTAAAGCAGCCTAGCCAACTGacaagcaatctttttttttttaaaaacaatttctctCCTACCACACCCTCAATACATGAGTGTTAACCTGGGAGTTTaggagatctggattctaatTTTGCTCCTACTACTAATTTCTGGGGTTTTGTGTGTGCAAAAGgagggacggggcagctaggtggcgcagtggatagagcactggccctggagtcaggaggacctgagttcaaatccgacctcagacacttaacacttactagctgtgtgaccgtgggcaagtcacttaaccccaattgcctcactaaaaaaaaaaaaaaaaaaggaggggcaagggaaggaagggtgTTAAACTGTATGAActactgaaatcccttccagctctaacattctgtgaatcACAAGGAATCATTATTGGCTCTAGGGGTCAGAGTAGCAGctcaaattatctcatttgcacctagggaaatgggggaaggggaatgttTTTTTATAGAGAGTTCCGGGTACTTTAATGGTCTAGAAGCATGAGACTCAGGATCCCTTGGAACTTAAAAACATCCGAGTGTTTAAAGACAGACACTTTCTAGATGAAAGTACTTTGCCTATTATATGTTGCCATAAAGTTGGGTCCCTTTGACATGTTAATTTTGAGAGCTCTTATagagagataatttttttctcaagagCCTGAgatctttcatatttatttttgtggttttAGTACTATTGGAATGTGACATATTTTTCATAAGCAACTCTTCCCCACGTTAGTCATTGGTACTACACCAAGCTTTGTGATAAACTGAATTAGTTCGTTTAAAggtttgttttcagttttataaACTGTTTTCTCACAGTGACATTTCACTTTTAAATATCAGAATTCCATGTTCCAAATTGATTGGTTCTTTCAGCTCATTGATAAGCTCAGATTATTTTACCATGTAGAGAAGAGGGTAAATTTTTGTGTGTCTTCTTTCAGGTAATGTTTCATTAATGCTAATGTTcactataatttttaaatatcctCAAGGCACAATTCTTTTCCTTATCATTTTGGTTAAATACTTGCTGTAACCCATAGCAAGATAtggtttatttttcattaatattttttcaaaaatgcaAAAGTAAATTTCCCTTAcagaaacaagcaaaaaaatatatCCCATTTGTCAATTGGT is part of the Dromiciops gliroides isolate mDroGli1 chromosome 4, mDroGli1.pri, whole genome shotgun sequence genome and encodes:
- the CHRNB2 gene encoding neuronal acetylcholine receptor subunit beta-2 isoform X3; the protein is MPRLPLPMALLLSLGLFGLFPGVLATDTEERLVEHLLDPARYNKLIRPATNGSELVTVQLTVSLAQLISVHEREQIMTTNVWLTQEWEDYRLTWKPEEFDNMKKVRLPSKHIWLPDVVLYNNADGVYEVSFYSNAVVSYDGSIFWLPPAIYKSACKIEVKHFPFDQQNCTMKFRSWTYDRTEIDLVLKSEVANLDDFTPSGEWDIVALPGRRNENPDDSTYVDITYDFIIRRKPLFYTINLIIPCILITSLAILVFYLPSDCGEKMTLCISVLLALTVFLLLISKIVPPTSLDVPLVGKYLMFTMVLVTFSIVTSVCVLNVHHRSPTTHTMAPWVKVVFLEKLPAVLFMKQPRQNCARQRLRQRRRQREQEGGGGLFFRDAPGANSCTCFVNQASVKEFGGVFGAESAESANGFRGRSGPVGPCGCGLKEAVDGVRFIADHMRSEDDDQSVSEDWKYVAMVIDRLFLWIFVFVCIFGTIGMFLQPLFQNYATNTFLHLAHPASSSKVLERPPRVVQ
- the CHRNB2 gene encoding neuronal acetylcholine receptor subunit beta-2 isoform X5, which codes for MPRLPLPMALLLSLGLFGLFPGVLATDTEERLVEHLLDPARYNKLIRPATNGSELVTVQLTVSLAQLISVHEREQIMTTNVWLTQEWEDYRLTWKPEEFDNMKKVRLPSKHIWLPDVVLYNNADGVYEVSFYSNAVVSYDGSIFWLPPAIYKSACKIEVKHFPFDQQNCTMKFRSWTYDRTEIDLVLKSEVANLDDFTPSGEWDIVALPGRRNENPDDSTYVDITYDFIIRRKPLFYTINLIIPCILITSLAILVFYLPSDCGEKMTLCISVLLALTVFLLLISKIVPPTSLDVPLVGKYLMFTMVLVTFSIVTSVCVLNVHHRSPTTHTMAPWVKVVFLEKLPAVLFMKQPRQNCARQRLRQRRRQREQEGGGGLFFRDAPGANSCTCFVNQASVKEFGGVFGAESAESANGFRGRSGPVGPCGCGLKEAVDGVRFIADHMRSEDDDQSVSEDWKYVAMVIDRLFLWIFVFVCIFGTIGMFLQPLFQNYATNTFLHLAHPASSSK
- the CHRNB2 gene encoding neuronal acetylcholine receptor subunit beta-2 isoform X4, giving the protein MPRLPLPMALLLSLGLFGLFPGVLATDTEERLVEHLLDPARYNKLIRPATNGSELVTVQLTVSLAQLISVHEREQIMTTNVWLTQEWEDYRLTWKPEEFDNMKKVRLPSKHIWLPDVVLYNNADGVYEVSFYSNAVVSYDGSIFWLPPAIYKSACKIEVKHFPFDQQNCTMKFRSWTYDRTEIDLVLKSEVANLDDFTPSGEWDIVALPGRRNENPDDSTYVDITYDFIIRRKPLFYTINLIIPCILITSLAILVFYLPSDCGEKMTLCISVLLALTVFLLLISKIVPPTSLDVPLVGKYLMFTMVLVTFSIVTSVCVLNVHHRSPTTHTMAPWVKVVFLEKLPAVLFMKQPRQNCARQRLRQRRRQREQEGGGGLFFRDAPGANSCTCFVNQASVKEFGGVFGAESAESANGFRGRSGPVGPCGCGLKEAVDGVRFIADHMRSEDDDQSVSEDWKYVAMVIDRLFLWIFVFVCIFGTIGMFLQPLFQNYATNTFLHLAHPASSSKPSLSSLLKI
- the CHRNB2 gene encoding neuronal acetylcholine receptor subunit beta-2 isoform X2, encoding MPRLPLPMALLLSLGLFGLFPGVLATDTEERLVEHLLDPARYNKLIRPATNGSELVTVQLTVSLAQLISVHEREQIMTTNVWLTQEWEDYRLTWKPEEFDNMKKVRLPSKHIWLPDVVLYNNADGVYEVSFYSNAVVSYDGSIFWLPPAIYKSACKIEVKHFPFDQQNCTMKFRSWTYDRTEIDLVLKSEVANLDDFTPSGEWDIVALPGRRNENPDDSTYVDITYDFIIRRKPLFYTINLIIPCILITSLAILVFYLPSDCGEKMTLCISVLLALTVFLLLISKIVPPTSLDVPLVGKYLMFTMVLVTFSIVTSVCVLNVHHRSPTTHTMAPWVKVVFLEKLPAVLFMKQPRQNCARQRLRQRRRQREQEGGGGLFFRDAPGANSCTCFVNQASVKEFGGVFGAESAESANGFRGRSGPVGPCGCGLKEAVDGVRFIADHMRSEDDDQSVSEDWKYVAMVIDRLFLWIFVFVCIFGTIGMFLQPLFQNYATNTFLHLAHPASSSNTHLHILQATSSGQRSRNKQVP
- the CHRNB2 gene encoding neuronal acetylcholine receptor subunit beta-2 isoform X1, with the translated sequence MPRLPLPMALLLSLGLFGLFPGVLATDTEERLVEHLLDPARYNKLIRPATNGSELVTVQLTVSLAQLISVHEREQIMTTNVWLTQEWEDYRLTWKPEEFDNMKKVRLPSKHIWLPDVVLYNNADGVYEVSFYSNAVVSYDGSIFWLPPAIYKSACKIEVKHFPFDQQNCTMKFRSWTYDRTEIDLVLKSEVANLDDFTPSGEWDIVALPGRRNENPDDSTYVDITYDFIIRRKPLFYTINLIIPCILITSLAILVFYLPSDCGEKMTLCISVLLALTVFLLLISKIVPPTSLDVPLVGKYLMFTMVLVTFSIVTSVCVLNVHHRSPTTHTMAPWVKVVFLEKLPAVLFMKQPRQNCARQRLRQRRRQREQEGGGGLFFRDAPGANSCTCFVNQASVKEFGGVFGAESAESANGFRGRSGPVGPCGCGLKEAVDGVRFIADHMRSEDDDQSVSEDWKYVAMVIDRLFLWIFVFVCIFGTIGMFLQPLFQNYATNTFLHLAHPASSSNLDATGIQDFEEGSSSKEVLSWF